One Polynucleobacter sp. MWH-Spelu-300-X4 genomic window carries:
- the ccoO gene encoding cytochrome-c oxidase, cbb3-type subunit II, with product MSDQNHKFFSHATLERNAGWLIITTIFVVAIAGLVQIVPLFFQHSTTEPSPGVTPYSALRLAGRDIYQREGCLGCHSQQIRTLRSETERYGPYSLAGESVYDHPFFWGSKRTGPDLARVGERYSDDWHRIHLRNPRDVVPESNMPAYSWLQKNPATNVGDISAHMRALQRLGVPYTEEQIANGPKELEGKTEEDALIAYLQGLGTNRRAVQPAKAAASN from the coding sequence ATGTCTGATCAAAATCATAAATTCTTCTCCCACGCTACGCTTGAGCGTAATGCTGGTTGGTTGATTATTACCACTATTTTCGTGGTGGCAATTGCTGGATTGGTGCAAATCGTGCCATTGTTTTTCCAACACTCAACCACCGAGCCTTCTCCTGGAGTGACGCCATATTCAGCTTTACGTTTAGCTGGTCGTGACATCTATCAACGTGAAGGTTGTTTGGGTTGTCATTCACAACAAATTCGTACTTTGCGTTCTGAAACTGAGCGTTATGGCCCTTATTCATTGGCTGGCGAATCTGTTTACGACCACCCATTTTTCTGGGGTTCAAAACGTACAGGTCCTGATTTGGCTCGTGTAGGTGAGCGTTATTCTGATGATTGGCACCGCATTCATTTGCGTAATCCACGTGACGTGGTCCCTGAATCAAATATGCCTGCTTATTCTTGGTTGCAAAAAAATCCAGCGACTAATGTTGGGGATATTTCTGCTCACATGAGAGCTTTGCAACGTTTGGGTGTGCCATATACGGAAGAACAAATTGCTAATGGCCCTAAAGAGTTAGAAGGTAAAACCGAAGAGGACGCGTTGATTGCTTATTTGCAAGGTTTAGGTACTAACCGTCGTGCAGTTCAACCGGCTAAAGCTGCGGCTAGCAATTAA
- a CDS encoding cbb3-type cytochrome oxidase subunit 3 yields MENIVPYLSATSTILGLVFFVGIVWWAWSSKRQSANDESANLPFDLPDEYKKD; encoded by the coding sequence ATGGAAAATATTGTGCCGTATTTATCAGCAACATCGACCATTTTAGGGTTGGTGTTTTTTGTGGGGATTGTTTGGTGGGCATGGTCCTCTAAACGTCAATCTGCTAATGATGAATCAGCTAATTTGCCATTTGATCTTCCTGACGAATATAAGAAGGACTAA
- the ccoP gene encoding cytochrome-c oxidase, cbb3-type subunit III: MSDFFNNGWGVYIALVTAVGIVWCLYLLFSQRKTNVTYKPDGSVDDTGHVWDEDLRELNNPLPRWWMWMFLLSCIFGIVYLVLYPGMGTYQGVLGYTTTGAHDASVVQANQELKPIYAKYMELDVKQVAADPKAREMGQRLFLNHCAQCHGSDAGGSKGFPNLSDSDWLYGGEPETIKTTIMGGRAGVMPPFGAALEGGQVSDVANYVRSLSGLAADQLKAARGADVFKANCAACHGGDGKGNVAMGAPNLTDKVWLYGGSEATIIETVTKGRNGKMPAHETILTPEKVHLLTAYVWGLSNVKDKAVK, encoded by the coding sequence ATGAGTGACTTTTTTAATAATGGTTGGGGCGTATATATTGCCTTAGTAACAGCTGTAGGTATCGTGTGGTGCCTATATCTGTTGTTTTCACAACGTAAAACAAACGTAACCTACAAGCCTGATGGATCTGTGGATGACACGGGTCATGTTTGGGATGAAGATTTACGTGAGTTAAATAATCCTTTGCCACGTTGGTGGATGTGGATGTTCTTGTTGTCTTGTATTTTTGGCATCGTTTATCTTGTGTTGTATCCAGGCATGGGTACCTACCAAGGTGTTTTGGGGTATACAACAACAGGCGCTCATGATGCGTCAGTAGTCCAGGCCAACCAAGAACTTAAGCCGATTTACGCTAAATACATGGAGTTGGACGTGAAGCAGGTTGCTGCTGATCCAAAAGCTCGTGAGATGGGCCAGCGTTTATTCTTGAATCATTGCGCTCAGTGTCACGGATCTGATGCTGGTGGTTCAAAAGGTTTCCCAAATTTATCCGATAGTGATTGGTTGTATGGTGGTGAACCTGAAACCATTAAGACAACTATTATGGGTGGTCGTGCTGGTGTTATGCCTCCGTTTGGCGCTGCTTTAGAAGGTGGTCAGGTAAGCGATGTGGCTAACTATGTACGTAGCTTGTCTGGTTTAGCTGCTGATCAGTTGAAGGCAGCTCGTGGTGCCGATGTATTTAAAGCTAACTGCGCAGCTTGTCACGGTGGTGACGGCAAAGGTAATGTTGCGATGGGTGCGCCTAACCTAACTGATAAAGTTTGGTTATATGGTGGGTCTGAAGCAACAATTATTGAAACAGTTACAAAGGGTCGTAACGGTAAGATGCCTGCGCATGAAACTATTTTGACGCCTGAGAAAGTTCATTTATTGACTGCCTATGTTTGGGGGTTGTCTAACGTTAAAGATAAAGCTGTTAAGTAA
- the ccoG gene encoding cytochrome c oxidase accessory protein CcoG produces MSNSVPEEEGNSSNTVELSLYEVRRKIYPRSVSGVFAKWRLILVAATQLLFYGLPWITWNGRQAVLFDLLSRKFYIFGLVLWPQDIIYLTLLLILSALALFLFTAVAGRLFCGYACPQTVYTEIFMWIERKVEGDRFARIRLDGEDWPWSFRKWRIKLTKHALWILVALWTGFTFVGYFTPMQELSAAVMSATLGPWQAFWLFFYSFATWGNAGFMREQVCKYMCPYARFQSVMVDKDTFVVTYDKTRGEPRGSRSKSADHKELGLGDCVDCSICVQVCPTGIDIRDGLQYMCIGCGACIDACNQVMDKVGYPQGLVRYTSERAMLENIDNKKARHYIFRPRVMIYIGIMAVLMTAFAVSLFMRNPLRVDVMRDRGALAREIEGTKIENVYRLQIMNSSENPMRVTVAATGLPGMQVLDSQGKEVGELVVNSSSNLLIPVKVRVLIDDVKTGNYQIHFDVQAKEEGSNASEAIRVRDEKSSFIVPR; encoded by the coding sequence ATGTCAAATAGTGTTCCAGAAGAAGAGGGTAACTCATCTAATACGGTTGAGTTATCCCTTTATGAAGTTAGGCGAAAAATCTACCCCCGCTCAGTGAGTGGGGTTTTTGCCAAGTGGCGTTTGATTTTGGTAGCTGCTACTCAGTTACTTTTTTACGGATTGCCTTGGATTACTTGGAACGGTCGACAGGCTGTTCTATTTGATTTGTTGTCACGTAAGTTTTATATCTTTGGCTTAGTTCTTTGGCCGCAGGATATTATTTATTTAACGCTCTTATTAATCCTCTCGGCGTTAGCACTTTTCTTATTTACAGCTGTGGCCGGGCGTTTGTTCTGTGGTTATGCTTGCCCGCAGACGGTTTACACCGAAATTTTCATGTGGATCGAACGCAAGGTAGAGGGAGATCGTTTTGCGCGGATTCGTTTGGATGGTGAAGATTGGCCATGGAGCTTCCGTAAATGGCGTATTAAGCTAACCAAACATGCGCTATGGATTTTGGTGGCCTTGTGGACTGGTTTCACATTTGTTGGTTATTTCACCCCAATGCAAGAGTTAAGTGCTGCGGTTATGTCAGCTACTTTGGGGCCTTGGCAAGCATTTTGGTTGTTTTTCTATAGCTTTGCCACTTGGGGTAACGCTGGCTTTATGCGTGAGCAGGTATGTAAATACATGTGCCCCTATGCGCGCTTCCAAAGTGTGATGGTGGATAAAGACACCTTTGTTGTTACTTATGACAAAACTCGTGGTGAACCAAGAGGTAGTCGCTCAAAGTCTGCTGATCACAAAGAGTTGGGTTTGGGCGATTGCGTTGATTGCAGTATTTGTGTACAAGTTTGCCCAACAGGTATTGATATTCGTGATGGCCTTCAATACATGTGTATTGGTTGTGGCGCCTGTATTGATGCGTGTAATCAGGTGATGGATAAAGTAGGTTACCCACAAGGTTTAGTGCGTTATACATCTGAGCGTGCCATGTTGGAAAACATTGATAATAAAAAAGCACGCCACTATATTTTTAGACCGCGTGTGATGATTTATATCGGCATTATGGCTGTCTTAATGACTGCCTTTGCAGTTTCTCTTTTTATGCGTAATCCATTAAGGGTTGATGTAATGCGAGATCGTGGCGCATTAGCAAGGGAAATTGAAGGTACAAAGATTGAGAATGTTTATAGACTTCAGATTATGAATTCATCTGAAAATCCTATGAGAGTTACTGTCGCTGCAACCGGTTTGCCTGGTATGCAGGTTTTGGATTCTCAAGGTAAAGAAGTTGGTGAGTTGGTGGTTAATTCGTCTAGCAATCTTTTAATACCCGTCAAAGTTCGCGTTTTGATTGATGATGTAAAAACAGGCAATTATCAAATTCATTTTGATGTTCAAGCCAAAGAAGAGGGTTCTAATGCTTCAGAAGCTATTAGAGTTCGCGATGAAAAATCTAGTTTCATTGTTCCTCGTTAA
- a CDS encoding helix-turn-helix domain-containing protein: MNHIPSVDKLNKCSTCVLGQFCLPVGLSQDDVNKIDTLVTERVRLKKGESLYRQGEPLTAVYGIKFGTLKTEYALQDGREQITGFHLPGEMLGLDGIGENHYQSNAIALEDSEACVVRFSDFESLARQIPSLQHQFHRILSRELTQDQRHMLSLGSLRAEERLASFLLNLSDRLAARGYSPIEYHLRMSREEIGSYLGIQLETVSRLFSRFTESGLIQIKQRHIKLIDMDGLLELAGKSRAIHCADPNHVHILNNQTAK, from the coding sequence ATGAATCATATACCCTCTGTAGACAAACTTAATAAATGCTCAACATGCGTGCTTGGGCAATTTTGTCTGCCAGTTGGCTTAAGTCAAGATGACGTCAACAAAATTGACACCCTTGTCACTGAAAGGGTACGTCTCAAAAAAGGCGAATCGCTCTATCGACAAGGCGAACCCCTCACCGCTGTTTATGGCATTAAGTTCGGCACACTAAAAACAGAATATGCCTTACAAGATGGGCGTGAACAAATTACCGGTTTCCACTTACCTGGAGAGATGCTAGGTCTTGATGGCATTGGTGAAAACCATTACCAATCAAATGCTATTGCTCTTGAGGATAGTGAAGCTTGCGTGGTACGTTTCTCCGACTTTGAGAGTCTAGCGAGACAAATTCCTTCGCTACAACATCAATTCCATCGAATTCTCAGCCGTGAATTAACGCAAGACCAACGACACATGCTATCGCTAGGCTCTCTGAGAGCTGAAGAACGCCTAGCTAGTTTTCTATTAAATCTATCTGACCGTTTAGCCGCTCGCGGCTACTCTCCCATTGAATATCACTTACGCATGAGCCGTGAAGAGATTGGCAGTTACCTAGGTATTCAATTGGAAACCGTTAGCCGCCTGTTCTCTCGCTTTACCGAATCAGGCCTTATTCAAATTAAACAACGCCACATTAAGCTAATTGATATGGACGGCTTATTGGAGCTTGCAGGGAAATCCCGAGCTATTCACTGCGCCGACCCTAATCACGTACACATATTAAATAATCAAACCGCCAAATAA
- a CDS encoding sulfite exporter TauE/SafE family protein translates to MVTSTLFLTIFLGALVSGWHCALMCGGISAAIEKNVSPKKSTVVPLRASTKQSFIYEQMLMHAGRVSSYVLLGALAGSLGFPIWQQDWVPVQRVLFALASGIFLLQGYRILRQTKGQVSTWEVWFNEKTAHIWSKLAKKVIAGHHHQARWWSGVVWGLVPCGLIYSVLPLAFLSGDPGSGALLMLAFGLGTLPNLLLISGLSARLAGWGHLSSVRYFVALLMFSTGLFGLYRALTLSDALLKGGFCIA, encoded by the coding sequence ATGGTCACAAGTACCTTGTTCTTAACTATCTTTCTGGGCGCTTTAGTCAGCGGCTGGCACTGCGCTCTGATGTGTGGTGGGATATCCGCTGCCATTGAAAAAAATGTTTCCCCAAAAAAATCTACGGTTGTCCCGTTGAGGGCTAGCACCAAACAATCCTTTATTTATGAACAAATGCTGATGCATGCTGGGCGTGTGAGCAGTTATGTTTTATTGGGCGCTTTAGCGGGGTCGTTGGGTTTTCCTATTTGGCAACAGGATTGGGTGCCTGTTCAAAGAGTCCTTTTTGCTTTAGCTTCTGGCATTTTTCTTTTACAGGGGTACCGAATTCTCCGGCAAACGAAAGGCCAAGTGAGTACTTGGGAGGTTTGGTTTAATGAAAAAACAGCCCACATATGGTCCAAATTAGCCAAAAAAGTAATTGCAGGGCACCATCATCAAGCGCGTTGGTGGAGTGGGGTTGTTTGGGGGTTGGTGCCTTGTGGCCTTATTTATAGCGTATTGCCTTTGGCATTTTTGTCGGGGGATCCTGGATCAGGCGCTTTGTTGATGTTGGCATTTGGCTTGGGTACTTTGCCTAACTTACTACTAATTTCAGGATTGTCCGCTAGGTTAGCGGGTTGGGGGCACCTGAGTTCGGTAAGGTACTTTGTGGCACTTTTGATGTTTTCAACTGGATTGTTTGGTTTGTATAGAGCTTTGACCCTTTCAGATGCGCTTTTGAAAGGCGGTTTTTGCATTGCCTGA
- the scpB gene encoding SMC-Scp complex subunit ScpB: MNPEQLKLVLETALLCASEPMTINDLRRLFVEEVPAEDIKNVLTEIQADWSEKGMELLELATGWRFQSRLSMREFLDRLTPEKPPRYSRAVMETLAIIAYRQPVTRGEIEEIRGVTVSSNVVKQLEDRGWIEVVGHKETVGRPGLYATTRDFLDDLSLTSLQDLPILESAEAQAESVAQRVMEFEGDAAQVIDVEAKESVEGGSEESPEASDSNDQDKA, encoded by the coding sequence ATGAATCCTGAACAGCTCAAGCTGGTGCTTGAAACTGCACTCTTATGTGCATCTGAGCCTATGACGATTAATGACTTGCGTCGTTTATTTGTAGAAGAAGTGCCTGCTGAAGACATTAAAAATGTTTTAACGGAAATTCAGGCTGATTGGTCAGAAAAGGGAATGGAGCTTCTCGAGTTAGCAACAGGCTGGCGTTTCCAGAGTCGTTTGAGTATGCGAGAGTTCTTAGATCGCTTAACGCCTGAGAAGCCACCTAGGTATTCAAGAGCAGTTATGGAGACTTTGGCAATTATTGCTTATAGACAGCCTGTAACTCGTGGTGAGATTGAAGAGATTCGTGGTGTAACGGTTAGTTCAAATGTGGTTAAGCAGTTAGAAGACCGCGGTTGGATTGAGGTGGTTGGGCATAAAGAAACTGTGGGTCGTCCAGGTCTGTATGCAACAACTCGTGATTTTTTAGATGATCTCTCGTTAACATCTTTGCAAGATTTGCCAATCCTAGAAAGCGCTGAAGCTCAGGCAGAGTCAGTTGCTCAGCGTGTGATGGAGTTTGAGGGTGATGCGGCTCAGGTGATAGATGTCGAAGCTAAAGAGTCGGTGGAGGGTGGTTCAGAGGAATCCCCAGAAGCTTCAGATAGTAATGATCAAGATAAAGCCTAA
- the rluB gene encoding 23S rRNA pseudouridine(2605) synthase RluB: MTTPEFESDKPSSSVVSEGKESANTAGGQEGGERRPKRFGRGPYNKGRGKPRAKPTAEGDAVEGAESAPVVEGESVVGAEGQRPERRGPRHQRHERSERTQRHQQAPKANPLAEESQALFASVVSGEFDAALDAPEAEPEVTHEMVAQTLAEIAEEDREHAEDGAEKELATEEEVMPTLQFSSVDELPLSLRDEVWSDLDDVDEEGFDEDTVKLHKVLADAGMGSRRDMEDLIIQGRVSVNGMPAHIGQRVGPTDQVRINGKMVHRKIATKPPRVIMYHKPAGEIVSQSDPEGRPTVFDRLPKAKQGRWIAVGRLDFNTEGLLLFTTSGELANRLMHPRYGVEREYAARILGELDPEQEKQLKTGVQLDDGVAKFLRLIAGGGEGANRWYHVALTEGRNREVRRMFEAVGHVVSRLIRTRYGLFVLPPRLRRGRWEEVPSDQIVQLMKMAGLKVPQGMGDKPRRDPRDGRGHRSESGGGQPDPMQTSVSYWGSKDALRQASSRSFAQGHGDERGGSKHKGKGHRSNAGGRPHQGRSGGGQGQGQGRRFDEDSQAGVHHGSGFGSAADKPRSGQKFGKKGPGQGAHRSGAGKNRGQSAKPGAKFGKKFTKS; encoded by the coding sequence ATGACAACACCTGAATTTGAATCGGATAAACCTTCATCATCTGTTGTGAGTGAGGGGAAAGAATCAGCTAATACAGCTGGTGGGCAAGAAGGTGGTGAGCGTCGACCTAAACGTTTTGGCCGTGGACCTTATAACAAGGGGCGCGGTAAGCCTCGTGCAAAACCTACGGCAGAAGGTGATGCAGTAGAAGGTGCTGAGTCTGCTCCCGTGGTTGAGGGGGAAAGCGTTGTTGGTGCAGAGGGTCAGCGTCCTGAAAGACGTGGACCTAGACATCAGCGTCATGAGAGGTCTGAGCGTACGCAACGTCATCAGCAAGCACCTAAAGCAAATCCTTTGGCAGAAGAGAGTCAAGCGCTGTTTGCTTCGGTTGTTTCCGGTGAGTTTGATGCAGCGCTTGATGCTCCTGAAGCCGAGCCGGAAGTGACGCATGAAATGGTTGCTCAAACTTTGGCAGAGATTGCTGAGGAAGATCGTGAGCACGCTGAGGATGGCGCTGAGAAAGAGTTGGCTACTGAAGAAGAGGTTATGCCGACGCTGCAATTCTCAAGCGTTGATGAGTTGCCCTTAAGCTTACGTGATGAAGTTTGGTCTGATCTTGATGACGTTGATGAAGAAGGTTTCGACGAAGATACTGTCAAGTTGCATAAAGTTCTAGCTGATGCGGGTATGGGGTCGCGCCGTGACATGGAGGACTTGATTATTCAAGGCCGTGTGTCTGTGAATGGTATGCCTGCTCATATTGGTCAGAGAGTGGGGCCGACTGATCAAGTGCGTATTAATGGCAAGATGGTGCATCGTAAGATTGCAACAAAGCCCCCTCGTGTCATCATGTATCACAAGCCTGCGGGGGAGATTGTGAGTCAATCAGACCCTGAAGGTCGACCGACGGTATTTGATCGTTTGCCTAAAGCGAAGCAGGGTAGATGGATTGCTGTAGGCCGTCTGGATTTCAATACAGAAGGGCTTTTGTTATTTACAACTTCTGGTGAGTTGGCTAATCGTTTGATGCACCCACGTTATGGGGTTGAACGTGAGTATGCTGCTCGTATCTTAGGTGAGTTAGATCCTGAGCAAGAGAAGCAGTTAAAGACAGGTGTTCAATTAGATGATGGCGTTGCCAAATTTTTAAGATTAATTGCTGGTGGTGGCGAGGGTGCAAACCGTTGGTATCACGTGGCTCTAACTGAAGGCCGTAACCGCGAGGTTCGCCGTATGTTTGAGGCGGTAGGTCATGTTGTTTCACGCTTGATTCGTACGCGTTATGGTTTATTTGTGTTGCCTCCTCGCTTGAGAAGAGGCCGTTGGGAAGAGGTTCCTTCCGATCAAATTGTGCAATTGATGAAGATGGCTGGCCTAAAAGTTCCTCAAGGTATGGGGGATAAACCAAGGCGGGATCCTAGAGATGGCCGAGGACATCGATCTGAATCGGGTGGTGGTCAGCCTGACCCAATGCAAACATCAGTGTCTTATTGGGGGTCGAAAGATGCTTTAAGGCAGGCTTCTAGTCGAAGTTTTGCTCAAGGGCATGGTGACGAGCGTGGTGGTTCGAAGCATAAAGGTAAAGGGCATCGCTCTAATGCTGGTGGTCGTCCGCATCAAGGTCGTTCTGGCGGTGGCCAAGGTCAGGGTCAGGGTCGTCGTTTTGATGAGGATAGTCAAGCGGGTGTTCACCATGGCAGTGGTTTTGGTTCGGCAGCTGATAAACCGCGTTCTGGACAAAAATTTGGTAAAAAAGGCCCTGGTCAGGGGGCTCATCGTTCTGGGGCTGGTAAAAATCGGGGTCAGAGTGCTAAGCCGGGCGCCAAATTTGGTAAAAAATTCACAAAAAGCTGA
- the rimP gene encoding ribosome maturation factor RimP yields the protein MANEQVLIADALKGLGYTLVDIEREGRGLLRVTIENIDYSRPIDITDCEKVSRHLNYSLPVDGVNYERLEVSSPGLDRPVKTVGDHIRFAGLEANVKLRVALSGRKNYVGVLQGLVSGDADSVDAKLGLLFEAPDGNEAMLEFTLAEVEKTRLVPVVDFKGRKS from the coding sequence ATGGCAAACGAACAAGTTTTAATTGCTGATGCTTTAAAGGGCCTAGGTTACACACTCGTGGATATCGAGCGTGAAGGTCGTGGTTTGCTGCGCGTCACAATTGAAAACATTGATTATTCACGCCCAATTGATATTACGGATTGCGAAAAAGTAAGTCGCCATTTGAATTACAGCTTGCCTGTAGATGGGGTTAACTATGAGCGATTGGAAGTTTCTTCACCAGGATTAGATCGACCTGTGAAAACAGTGGGAGACCATATCCGCTTCGCGGGTTTGGAGGCAAATGTTAAGTTGCGTGTTGCTCTATCCGGTAGAAAGAATTATGTGGGTGTCTTACAAGGTTTGGTTAGTGGTGACGCTGACTCTGTAGATGCCAAACTAGGTTTGTTGTTTGAAGCACCTGATGGCAATGAAGCCATGCTGGAATTTACTCTAGCCGAAGTTGAAAAAACTAGGTTAGTCCCTGTCGTTGATTTCAAAGGAAGAAAATCATGA